Proteins encoded within one genomic window of Halomonas sp. YLGW01:
- a CDS encoding UPF0149 family protein, translated as MSLINDRLDFSTVADVFLMHGSMQSPAFQDGRLAGALALNDLSAEAWLDELCAGFGVEQPRDPESAEVLLGWRRQALDALAAAELNYEPLLPDDLFSLAERAQGLQEWTLGFLELVQTVDAETRNAWSANLREALDDLQTLASIEVDLDDSSENENDLFALTEHARMAAMLLYTEQHPGKPQVEEADAPQQ; from the coding sequence ATGTCCCTGATCAACGATCGCCTCGACTTTTCCACCGTCGCCGACGTCTTCCTGATGCACGGCAGCATGCAGTCCCCGGCCTTCCAGGACGGCCGCCTGGCCGGTGCCCTGGCGCTCAACGACCTGAGCGCCGAGGCCTGGCTCGACGAGCTGTGCGCCGGTTTCGGCGTCGAGCAGCCCCGGGACCCGGAGAGCGCCGAGGTGCTGCTGGGCTGGCGTCGCCAGGCGCTGGACGCCCTGGCCGCCGCCGAGCTCAACTACGAGCCGCTGTTGCCCGACGACCTGTTCTCCCTGGCCGAGCGCGCCCAGGGGCTGCAGGAATGGACTCTGGGCTTTCTCGAGCTGGTGCAGACCGTCGACGCCGAGACCCGCAATGCCTGGTCGGCCAATCTGCGCGAGGCGCTGGATGATCTGCAGACGCTGGCGAGTATCGAGGTCGACCTGGACGACAGCAGCGAGAACGAGAATGATCTCTTCGCCCTCACCGAACATGCGCGCATGGCGGCCATGTTGCTCTACACCGAGCAACATCCCGGCAAGCCGCAGGTCGAAGAGGCCGACGCCCCGCAACAGTGA
- the pepP gene encoding Xaa-Pro aminopeptidase, whose amino-acid sequence MSPELLPRPAAIGRDEYRRRCQTLMAALPAHSAVLLPAASLVTRSNDSEYPFRQRSDFHYLTGFPEPDALLLLLPGREAGESVLFCQERNPAIEAWTGIRLGTEGALEHFAIDEAFENPVRIEQLAELIDGRETLYLLLDDAESLALADEVRSELKGRARRGAIAPRALADLAPLLHEQRLIKSKAELALLRHAGEISARAHVRAMRTARPGLAEYHLQAELEHEFRWQGANGTAYDSIVGGGANACVLHYIENRAPLEDGELVLIDAGAEFDLYAGDITRTFPVNGRFEGAQRQLYDIVLAAQERAIEAVTPGATLAAIHQGVVRDLSRGLVELGLLEGELEAVISEERYKRFYLHSTSHWLGLDVHDVGSYRRQGEPRPLAPGMVLTVEPGLYIPDDEDIPEAFRGIGIRIEDDVAVTADGHEVLTDGVPKRVSEIEALMAKE is encoded by the coding sequence ATGTCCCCCGAACTGCTTCCCCGTCCGGCCGCCATCGGCCGGGACGAGTATCGCCGGCGCTGCCAGACCCTGATGGCCGCCCTGCCCGCGCATAGCGCCGTGTTGCTGCCTGCCGCCAGCCTAGTGACGCGCAGCAACGACAGCGAGTACCCCTTTCGCCAGCGAAGCGACTTCCACTACCTGACCGGCTTCCCCGAGCCCGATGCCCTTTTGCTGCTTCTGCCCGGGCGCGAGGCCGGCGAGAGCGTGCTGTTCTGTCAGGAGCGCAACCCGGCCATCGAGGCCTGGACCGGCATCCGGCTGGGCACCGAGGGAGCCCTCGAGCACTTCGCCATCGACGAGGCCTTCGAGAACCCGGTGCGCATCGAGCAGCTCGCCGAGCTGATCGACGGCCGCGAGACGCTGTATCTGCTGCTCGACGACGCCGAGAGCCTGGCGCTGGCCGACGAGGTGCGCAGCGAGCTCAAGGGCCGCGCAAGGCGCGGGGCCATCGCGCCGCGGGCGCTGGCCGACCTGGCCCCGCTGCTGCACGAGCAGCGCCTGATCAAGAGCAAGGCCGAGCTCGCCCTGCTGCGCCACGCCGGCGAGATCTCGGCGCGAGCCCATGTGCGCGCCATGCGCACCGCCCGTCCCGGCCTCGCCGAATACCACCTGCAGGCCGAGCTGGAGCACGAGTTCCGCTGGCAGGGCGCCAATGGCACGGCCTACGACAGCATCGTCGGTGGCGGCGCCAATGCCTGCGTGCTGCACTACATCGAGAACCGCGCGCCGCTCGAGGACGGTGAGCTGGTGCTGATCGATGCCGGCGCCGAGTTCGATCTCTATGCCGGCGATATCACTCGCACCTTCCCGGTCAACGGACGCTTCGAAGGCGCTCAGCGCCAGCTCTACGACATCGTGCTGGCGGCCCAGGAACGCGCCATCGAGGCCGTGACGCCGGGTGCCACCCTGGCCGCCATTCACCAGGGCGTGGTGCGCGACCTGTCTCGGGGGCTGGTGGAACTCGGTCTGCTCGAGGGGGAGCTCGAAGCGGTGATAAGCGAGGAGCGCTACAAGCGCTTCTATCTGCATTCCACCTCCCACTGGCTGGGCCTGGATGTTCACGATGTGGGCAGCTATCGCCGCCAGGGCGAGCCGCGCCCGCTGGCGCCGGGCATGGTGCTGACGGTGGAGCCCGGCCTCTACATTCCCGATGACGAGGACATTCCCGAGGCCTTCCGCGGCATCGGCATCCGTATCGAGGACGATGTGGCGGTGACCGCCGACGGGCACGAGGTCCTGACCGATGGCGTGCCCAAGCGAGTGTCGGAAATCGAGGCCCTGATGGCCAAGGAATGA
- the ubiH gene encoding 2-octaprenyl-6-methoxyphenyl hydroxylase, with protein sequence MQERETRNARVAQDRPCQRVDIAIVGGGLVGASLACALAPLIERAGLRVAVIEANPLPDLDETAYQPSFDARASAIAQGSRERLETLGLWTAMAEEAEPIRRIHVSERGRLGATRLSAEEFDVEALGYVLPNAWMGRVLHRRLDALSLDWHCPARVASITPQAGGHRLALDDGSVLEADLTVLADGGRSGLKERLGIESRREAYDQVAVIANLEVSRPHGGVAYERFTPEGPLALLPLSGERMELVWTHQGGAEAATLAMSDGDFLARLQQAFGDRAGHFRRVGKRHAYPLSLVTATEQVRPGLAVLGNAAHALHPVAGQGFNLALRGVMDLVAALEAGLDAGRSPGDMATLQAFEAQRATDRHSVIRFSDGLIRLFGIDHPLLSHARAAGLIGLNLAGPLRRALGRRAMGRER encoded by the coding sequence ATGCAAGAGCGCGAGACCCGAAACGCCCGCGTTGCGCAGGATCGGCCCTGCCAGCGAGTCGATATCGCCATCGTCGGCGGCGGTCTGGTAGGGGCCAGTCTGGCCTGCGCCCTGGCGCCCCTGATCGAGCGGGCGGGGCTTAGAGTGGCGGTGATCGAGGCCAATCCCCTGCCCGACCTCGATGAGACGGCCTACCAGCCGAGCTTCGATGCCCGGGCCAGTGCCATCGCCCAGGGCTCCCGGGAGCGTCTCGAGACTCTGGGGCTGTGGACGGCCATGGCCGAGGAAGCCGAACCGATCCGCCGCATCCACGTCAGCGAGCGCGGACGGCTGGGGGCCACCCGGCTGAGTGCCGAGGAATTCGACGTCGAGGCGCTGGGCTACGTGTTGCCCAATGCCTGGATGGGTCGGGTCCTGCATCGACGGCTCGATGCGTTGTCGCTTGATTGGCACTGCCCGGCGCGGGTGGCATCGATCACGCCGCAGGCCGGCGGCCACCGGTTGGCGCTGGACGATGGCAGCGTGCTCGAGGCGGATCTGACGGTGCTGGCCGATGGCGGCCGCTCCGGGCTCAAGGAACGGCTCGGCATCGAGAGCCGCCGGGAGGCCTACGATCAGGTGGCGGTGATCGCCAACCTGGAGGTCAGCCGGCCCCACGGCGGCGTGGCCTACGAGCGCTTCACCCCCGAGGGGCCGCTGGCGCTGCTGCCCCTGTCCGGCGAGCGCATGGAGTTGGTGTGGACTCATCAGGGCGGCGCCGAGGCGGCGACCCTGGCCATGAGCGACGGCGACTTCCTGGCGCGGCTGCAGCAGGCCTTCGGCGACCGGGCCGGCCACTTTCGTCGGGTGGGCAAGCGTCACGCCTATCCGCTGTCGCTGGTCACGGCCACCGAGCAGGTGCGCCCGGGGCTCGCGGTGCTCGGCAACGCCGCTCATGCCCTGCACCCGGTGGCCGGCCAGGGCTTCAACCTGGCGCTGCGCGGGGTGATGGACCTGGTGGCCGCCCTCGAGGCGGGGCTGGATGCCGGCCGTTCCCCGGGCGACATGGCCACCCTGCAGGCCTTCGAGGCGCAGCGGGCCACCGATCGTCACAGCGTCATCCGCTTCAGCGATGGCCTGATCCGGCTGTTCGGCATCGATCACCCGCTGCTCTCCCATGCCCGGGCGGCGGGGCTGATCGGCCTCAACCTGGCCGGGCCGCTGCGCCGGGCCCTGGGGCGCCGCGCCATGGGGCGCGAACGCTGA
- a CDS encoding UbiH/UbiF/VisC/COQ6 family ubiquinone biosynthesis hydroxylase: MHEQQGTPDEAIIVGAGMVGMTLAVLLGQAGIAVRLLDARPASLPDETAGRGRPGLRVSALTPVSQRLLEGLGVWPAMAERRLSPYTAMQVWDAEGSGEIRFSADQAGVPVLGHIVENDVTQAALEARLAALPNVRREAEARVIALDETPDGRELRLEDGRRFSAPLVIAADGARSPLRERAGIETTVRDTGHVAMVTTVRLAQSHGGVARQAFLPTGPLAFLPLRIEGRDDHCSIVWSTSPDEAARLTRLSAEALGEALAAAIDHRLGEVTLIDRAVSVALTQRHARDYVQPGLALVGDAAHSIHPLAGQGVNLGLMDVAVLAEELLSARERGVAMGDGRILARYARRRRGDNASMLALMDGFRLLFGARQPALTLARNLGLAGIDRITPLKRMMMRQAIGERGRLPASCR; this comes from the coding sequence ATGCACGAACAGCAAGGGACGCCGGACGAGGCGATCATCGTCGGTGCCGGCATGGTGGGCATGACCCTGGCGGTGTTGCTGGGCCAGGCCGGCATCGCGGTGCGGCTGCTCGATGCGCGCCCGGCCAGCCTGCCCGACGAGACGGCGGGCCGCGGCCGGCCTGGCCTGCGGGTCAGCGCCCTGACCCCGGTCTCCCAGCGTCTGCTCGAGGGCCTCGGGGTCTGGCCGGCGATGGCCGAACGGCGCCTGTCGCCCTACACCGCCATGCAGGTATGGGACGCCGAGGGCAGCGGCGAGATCCGCTTCAGTGCCGACCAGGCCGGGGTGCCGGTGCTTGGCCATATCGTCGAGAACGACGTCACCCAGGCGGCCCTGGAGGCCCGTCTCGCTGCCCTGCCCAACGTGCGCCGCGAGGCCGAGGCGCGGGTGATTGCGCTCGATGAAACGCCCGACGGTCGTGAGCTGCGCCTGGAAGACGGCCGGCGCTTCTCGGCGCCGCTGGTAATCGCCGCCGACGGTGCCCGCTCGCCGCTGCGCGAGCGGGCCGGCATCGAGACGACCGTCCGGGATACCGGCCATGTCGCCATGGTCACTACCGTGCGCCTGGCGCAGTCTCACGGTGGCGTGGCCCGTCAGGCCTTCCTGCCCACCGGCCCCCTGGCCTTCCTTCCGCTGCGCATCGAGGGCCGGGACGATCACTGCTCGATCGTCTGGTCGACCAGCCCCGACGAGGCGGCGCGACTGACCAGGCTATCCGCCGAGGCGCTGGGCGAGGCACTCGCGGCGGCCATCGATCACCGGCTCGGTGAGGTCACGCTCATCGATCGTGCGGTCAGCGTGGCACTGACTCAGCGTCACGCCCGGGACTATGTGCAGCCGGGGCTGGCGCTGGTCGGCGATGCCGCCCACAGCATCCACCCGCTGGCCGGCCAGGGGGTCAACCTGGGGCTGATGGACGTGGCGGTGCTGGCCGAGGAACTGCTCTCCGCTCGTGAGCGGGGCGTGGCGATGGGCGATGGGCGGATCCTTGCCCGCTACGCCCGGCGCCGGCGCGGCGACAACGCCAGCATGCTGGCGTTGATGGACGGCTTCCGGCTACTGTTCGGGGCGCGTCAGCCGGCGCTGACCCTGGCCCGCAACCTGGGGCTTGCCGGCATCGACCGGATCACCCCGCTCAAGCGGATGATGATGCGCCAGGCAATCGGCGAACGGGGGCGCCTGCCCGCCAGCTGTCGCTGA
- a CDS encoding S41 family peptidase, giving the protein MRVKAPLIFSTKFSTRLTTWLCTALLALPASAQTPAPTADDDLPVADVQTFAEVFERIKRAYVDEVDDSTLLHNAMRGMLSELDPHSTYLDPQEFQSLKESTEGEFGGIGIEIGMRDGQLMVIAPIDDTPAARAGLQSQDAILRIDDTATDGLSLQEAVELMRGEPGSEIRITILRSGESMPRDLTLTRQVIRTESVKHEFLAPGYGYLRISQFQSTTGEQVNDALAAMQEGNGLDGLVLDLRNNPGGVLQAAVEVVDAFVEQGLIVYTEGRLTDSQMSFSAHGQTAAPRVPVVVLINGGSASASEIVAGALQDQRRAVIMGTESFGKGSVQQIMPLGNGDGLKLTTALYYTPNGRSIQALGITPDVQVVRGRLEVTDSSAQRLREADLSGHLKGNGDRAGEDKTSPRVREDYQLGEALNLLKALKVLGPRAER; this is encoded by the coding sequence ATGCGCGTCAAGGCCCCCCTTATTTTTTCGACCAAGTTCTCGACCAGGCTCACCACCTGGCTGTGCACGGCCCTGCTGGCGCTTCCCGCGTCCGCTCAGACGCCGGCCCCCACAGCGGACGACGACCTGCCGGTCGCCGACGTCCAGACCTTCGCCGAGGTCTTCGAGCGCATCAAGCGCGCCTACGTCGATGAGGTCGACGACAGCACCCTTTTGCATAACGCCATGCGCGGCATGCTCAGCGAGCTGGACCCGCACTCGACCTATCTCGACCCGCAGGAATTCCAGAGCCTCAAGGAATCCACCGAGGGCGAGTTCGGCGGCATCGGCATCGAGATCGGCATGCGCGACGGCCAGCTGATGGTGATCGCACCGATCGACGATACCCCGGCGGCCCGCGCCGGCCTGCAGTCCCAGGATGCCATCCTGCGCATCGATGACACCGCCACCGACGGCCTGTCGCTGCAGGAAGCGGTGGAGCTGATGCGCGGCGAGCCGGGCAGCGAGATTCGCATCACCATCCTGCGCTCGGGGGAGAGCATGCCCCGGGACCTTACCCTGACCCGCCAGGTGATCCGCACCGAGAGCGTCAAGCACGAGTTCCTGGCGCCGGGCTACGGTTACCTGCGCATCAGCCAGTTCCAGAGCACCACCGGTGAGCAGGTCAACGATGCCCTGGCCGCGATGCAGGAGGGCAATGGCCTGGACGGCCTGGTGCTGGACCTGCGCAACAACCCCGGCGGCGTGCTGCAAGCGGCGGTGGAGGTAGTCGATGCCTTCGTCGAGCAGGGCCTGATCGTCTACACCGAGGGACGCCTGACCGACAGCCAGATGAGCTTCTCGGCGCATGGCCAGACCGCCGCGCCCCGGGTGCCGGTGGTGGTGCTGATCAACGGCGGCAGCGCCTCGGCCTCGGAGATCGTCGCCGGCGCCCTGCAGGATCAGCGCCGGGCGGTGATCATGGGCACCGAGAGCTTCGGCAAGGGCTCGGTGCAGCAGATCATGCCACTGGGCAACGGCGACGGCCTGAAGCTGACCACCGCGCTCTACTACACCCCCAACGGCCGCTCGATCCAGGCCCTCGGCATCACCCCGGACGTGCAGGTGGTGCGGGGACGTCTGGAGGTCACCGACAGCTCCGCCCAGCGGCTGCGCGAGGCCGACCTCTCCGGCCACCTCAAGGGCAACGGCGATCGCGCCGGCGAAGACAAGACCTCGCCGCGGGTGCGCGAGGATTACCAGCTCGGCGAGGCGCTGAACCTGCTCAAGGCCCTCAAGGTGCTCGGCCCCCGGGCCGAGCGCTAG
- a CDS encoding peptidoglycan DD-metalloendopeptidase family protein, translating into MTSPHAHAEPSATSRRPPSRTAGGRLTPRLADALSSRPRAGLTVLLASSLILCLTCGLATPALAAPDEEAARARVDALAEDLKALERELSGRREARDDAAEALAEVETALAATHRRLDELQAERRTLGDEIADLEERRAILEGERRAQEAALAEQLDALYRLGVAPQLKLLLNQDDPARLDRLQTYLNHLSRARQARLDELARLDTRLADNRRALTTQIDQLARVGEELETRSQTLASRLAERETLLAELEADISRGHSRQARLKQEREDAERVLGEVRERLAALKRPPPTTAIESTRGELPWPTQGRVLSGFGAGEGVDRDGLLIQAAAGSPVKAVHAGRVVFADWMRGFGNLLILDHGDGVMTLHAHLQNFTVSPGEAVNRGQPIAAVGVSGGRTTPALYFAVRRHGQPIDPATWVARR; encoded by the coding sequence GTGACCTCGCCTCACGCCCACGCCGAACCGTCAGCCACCTCCCGGCGCCCCCCGTCTCGCACGGCGGGCGGGCGCCTCACGCCCCGCCTCGCCGATGCCCTGTCGTCGCGGCCCCGGGCCGGGCTGACGGTGCTGCTGGCGTCTAGCCTGATCCTGTGCCTCACGTGTGGCCTCGCCACCCCCGCCCTGGCCGCTCCCGACGAGGAGGCGGCCAGGGCCCGGGTGGACGCCCTGGCCGAGGACCTGAAGGCCCTGGAGCGCGAGCTTTCCGGCCGTCGGGAGGCCCGCGACGATGCCGCCGAGGCGCTTGCCGAGGTGGAGACGGCGCTGGCCGCGACCCACCGCCGCCTGGATGAGCTCCAGGCCGAACGGCGTACGCTGGGTGACGAGATCGCCGACCTGGAGGAGCGCCGAGCCATCCTTGAAGGCGAGCGTCGCGCCCAGGAGGCGGCGCTGGCCGAGCAGCTCGACGCCCTCTATCGCCTCGGCGTTGCCCCCCAGCTCAAGCTGCTGCTCAACCAGGACGACCCGGCCCGCCTGGATCGCCTGCAGACCTACCTCAATCATCTGTCCCGGGCGCGTCAGGCGCGCCTGGACGAGCTCGCGCGCCTGGATACACGCCTGGCCGACAACCGCCGAGCCCTCACCACCCAGATCGACCAGCTGGCCAGGGTGGGAGAGGAGCTCGAGACACGCAGCCAGACGCTGGCTTCGCGCCTTGCCGAGCGCGAGACACTGCTCGCCGAGCTCGAGGCCGATATCAGCCGCGGGCACTCGCGTCAGGCGCGCCTCAAGCAGGAGCGGGAGGATGCCGAGCGGGTGCTCGGCGAGGTCCGCGAACGCCTCGCCGCGCTGAAACGCCCGCCGCCGACCACCGCCATCGAATCGACCCGGGGCGAGCTGCCCTGGCCGACCCAGGGGCGCGTGCTGTCGGGCTTCGGTGCCGGCGAGGGGGTGGATCGCGACGGCCTGCTGATCCAGGCCGCGGCGGGCAGCCCGGTCAAGGCGGTGCATGCCGGGCGCGTGGTCTTCGCCGACTGGATGCGCGGCTTCGGCAATCTGCTGATCCTCGATCATGGCGACGGGGTGATGACCCTGCACGCCCACTTGCAGAACTTCACGGTATCCCCCGGTGAGGCCGTGAACCGCGGCCAGCCTATCGCCGCCGTGGGGGTCAGCGGCGGTCGCACCACCCCGGCGCTCTACTTCGCGGTGCGCCGCCACGGCCAGCCGATCGACCCCGCGACCTGGGTCGCCCGACGCTAA
- the gpmI gene encoding 2,3-bisphosphoglycerate-independent phosphoglycerate mutase, giving the protein MSDANSRPRPVALIILDGYGHSDSLESNAIAAANTPVMDRLGRDYPHSLIHTDGKYVGLPEGQMGNSEVGHMNLGAGRIVYQDFTRITKAIEDDTLKDNATLTAPIDAAVKAGRAVHLLGLLSPGGVHSHEDHILAVAELAAARGAKQIYLHAFLDGRDTAPKSAKASIERADARLAELVGEGNGFVASLVGRYYAMDRDNRWDRVEKAYRVITEGAGEHVASYAVEGLAAAYERDETDEFVAATSIRPQGEPVKMVDGDAAIFMNFRADRAREITRAFAEDDFAGFTRQARPQLAADGLVMLTQYAADIPAPAAFPPAELTNTLGEVIAKRDMTQLRIAETEKYAHVTFFFSGGREEPYAGETRELIPSPQDVKTYDEKPEMSAVEVTDKLVEAIDGGAYDLIVCNYANGDMVGHTGNFDAAVKAIEAVDACVGRVVEALERVGGECLITADHGNAEQMVNPETGAPQTAHTTCEVPLIWVTKRQARLREDGRLCDLAPSLLTMMGEAVPEEMTGQVLTELS; this is encoded by the coding sequence ATGTCCGATGCCAACTCCCGCCCACGTCCGGTGGCCCTGATCATCCTCGATGGCTATGGCCACAGCGATTCGCTCGAATCGAATGCCATCGCCGCCGCCAATACCCCGGTGATGGACCGCCTGGGCCGGGACTATCCGCATAGCCTGATCCATACCGACGGCAAGTATGTCGGCCTGCCCGAGGGCCAGATGGGCAACTCCGAGGTCGGCCACATGAACCTGGGGGCCGGGCGCATCGTCTATCAGGATTTCACCCGGATCACCAAGGCCATCGAGGACGACACCCTCAAGGATAACGCCACCCTGACCGCGCCGATCGACGCCGCCGTCAAGGCCGGCCGCGCCGTGCACCTGCTGGGGCTGCTGTCGCCCGGCGGCGTGCACAGCCACGAGGATCACATCCTGGCCGTGGCCGAACTGGCCGCTGCCCGCGGCGCCAAGCAGATCTACCTGCACGCCTTCCTCGACGGCCGCGATACCGCGCCAAAGAGCGCCAAGGCCTCGATCGAGCGCGCCGACGCCAGGCTCGCCGAGCTGGTCGGCGAGGGCAACGGCTTCGTCGCCTCGCTGGTCGGTCGCTACTACGCCATGGATCGCGACAACCGTTGGGATAGGGTCGAAAAGGCCTATCGCGTGATCACCGAAGGCGCGGGCGAGCACGTTGCGTCCTATGCGGTCGAGGGCCTGGCCGCCGCCTACGAGCGCGACGAGACCGACGAGTTCGTGGCCGCCACCAGCATCCGCCCCCAGGGCGAGCCGGTGAAAATGGTCGACGGCGACGCGGCGATCTTCATGAACTTCCGCGCCGACCGCGCCCGGGAGATCACCCGCGCCTTCGCCGAGGACGACTTCGCGGGCTTCACCCGCCAGGCGCGGCCCCAGCTTGCCGCCGACGGCCTGGTGATGCTGACCCAGTATGCCGCCGACATCCCGGCGCCGGCCGCCTTCCCGCCGGCGGAGCTCACCAACACCCTGGGTGAGGTAATCGCCAAGCGCGACATGACCCAGCTGCGGATCGCCGAGACCGAAAAATATGCTCACGTGACCTTCTTCTTCTCCGGTGGTCGCGAGGAACCCTACGCCGGCGAGACCCGCGAGCTGATTCCCTCGCCCCAGGACGTCAAGACCTACGACGAGAAGCCCGAGATGAGTGCGGTCGAGGTCACCGACAAGCTGGTCGAGGCCATCGACGGCGGCGCCTATGACCTGATCGTGTGCAACTACGCCAACGGCGACATGGTCGGCCACACCGGCAACTTCGATGCCGCGGTCAAGGCCATCGAGGCGGTAGACGCCTGCGTCGGGCGCGTGGTCGAGGCCCTCGAGCGCGTCGGCGGCGAATGCCTGATCACCGCCGACCACGGCAACGCCGAGCAGATGGTCAACCCGGAGACCGGGGCGCCACAGACCGCTCACACCACCTGCGAGGTGCCGCTGATCTGGGTCACCAAGCGCCAGGCCAGGCTGCGCGAGGATGGCCGGCTGTGCGACCTGGCACCGAGCCTGCTGACCATGATGGGCGAGGCCGTCCCCGAGGAGATGACCGGCCAGGTGCTCACCGAGCTGTCGTGA
- a CDS encoding rhodanese-like domain-containing protein: MIDQLFEFVQNHLLLTGAFVVVLAAWIAYETMQSGRSGVDAGEATQLINREDAVVLDVRDAKDFKEGHLAGARNIPQSKLDNRLHELDKLKDKPVIVVCKHGQASGAVLAKLDKAGFTRALKLKGGMAQWQADGLPMVRK; this comes from the coding sequence ATGATCGATCAGTTGTTCGAATTCGTGCAGAACCACCTGCTGCTGACTGGCGCCTTCGTGGTCGTGCTGGCGGCCTGGATCGCCTATGAAACCATGCAGAGCGGTCGCAGCGGCGTCGATGCCGGCGAGGCCACCCAGCTGATCAATCGCGAGGATGCGGTGGTGCTCGATGTTCGCGATGCCAAGGACTTCAAGGAAGGCCATCTGGCAGGCGCGCGCAACATCCCCCAGAGCAAACTCGACAACCGCCTCCATGAGCTCGACAAGCTCAAGGACAAGCCGGTGATCGTGGTCTGCAAGCATGGCCAGGCCTCCGGCGCGGTGCTCGCCAAGCTCGACAAGGCCGGCTTCACCCGGGCGCTCAAGCTCAAGGGCGGCATGGCCCAGTGGCAGGCGGATGGCCTGCCGATGGTGCGCAAGTAA
- the secB gene encoding protein-export chaperone SecB has protein sequence MAEDNNQTTGSAEGAASGEQQAQPQFALQRIYVKDISFESPNSPGVFQQPFKPKVGLDLNTTSSQVGEGLYEVVIKVTAQVSHSETGTTSFLAEIEQAGLFRIANIEGAQLEHTLGAFCPNLLFPYARECIDSLVNRGGFPPLMLAPVNFEAMYAQKKQREAQASEATQ, from the coding sequence ATGGCGGAAGACAACAATCAAACCACCGGTAGTGCCGAAGGTGCCGCTTCCGGCGAGCAACAGGCCCAGCCGCAGTTCGCCCTGCAGCGCATCTACGTCAAGGACATTTCCTTCGAGTCACCGAACTCTCCGGGGGTGTTCCAGCAGCCGTTCAAGCCCAAGGTCGGCCTCGACCTGAACACCACCAGCAGCCAGGTCGGCGAGGGCCTCTATGAGGTCGTGATCAAGGTCACCGCCCAGGTCTCTCACAGCGAGACCGGCACTACCTCGTTTCTCGCCGAGATCGAACAGGCCGGCCTGTTCCGCATCGCCAACATCGAAGGCGCACAGCTCGAGCACACCCTGGGTGCCTTCTGCCCCAACCTGCTGTTCCCCTATGCCCGCGAGTGCATCGACAGCCTGGTCAACCGCGGTGGCTTCCCGCCGCTGATGCTGGCGCCGGTCAACTTCGAGGCGATGTACGCCCAGAAGAAGCAGCGCGAGGCTCAGGCCAGCGAGGCCACCCAGTAA
- a CDS encoding 16S rRNA (uracil(1498)-N(3))-methyltransferase — translation MSGPRIHVAADLTVGGELVLPEGPARHVALVLRLKEGAALTLFDGAGLEAAAVLAEVTRKRVVARLESVTPGRGESPLGVHLGQAISKGDRMDYAIQKAVELGVAAITPLYTEHGDVRLKGDRAAKKLAHWQAVAASACEQCGRATLPPVHAPMSLTDWLSARDEPLRLVLHPATEGVFAPGEATAPERASLLIGPEGGLSPREVERALADGFAPLTLGPRILRTETAPVVALTLLQHHFGDL, via the coding sequence GTGAGCGGCCCGCGCATCCATGTCGCCGCCGACCTCACCGTCGGCGGTGAGCTCGTGCTGCCCGAGGGCCCGGCGCGTCACGTGGCGCTGGTGCTGCGCCTCAAGGAAGGCGCGGCGCTGACGCTGTTCGACGGGGCGGGCCTCGAGGCCGCCGCGGTGCTCGCGGAGGTCACCCGCAAGCGGGTGGTGGCGCGTCTCGAGTCGGTGACCCCGGGACGCGGCGAGTCGCCCCTCGGCGTGCATCTCGGTCAGGCGATCTCCAAGGGGGATCGCATGGACTACGCCATCCAGAAGGCGGTGGAGCTCGGTGTGGCGGCGATCACGCCGCTCTACACCGAGCACGGCGACGTGCGCCTGAAGGGCGACCGCGCGGCCAAGAAGCTGGCCCACTGGCAGGCGGTGGCCGCCAGCGCCTGCGAGCAGTGCGGCCGCGCCACTCTGCCGCCGGTGCATGCGCCGATGTCGCTGACCGACTGGCTGTCGGCGCGCGACGAGCCGCTGCGCCTGGTGCTGCATCCGGCCACCGAGGGCGTCTTTGCGCCCGGTGAGGCCACGGCGCCCGAGCGGGCCAGCCTGCTGATCGGCCCCGAGGGCGGGCTCTCGCCCCGCGAGGTCGAGCGTGCCCTGGCCGACGGCTTCGCCCCGCTGACCCTTGGCCCGCGCATCCTGCGCACCGAGACCGCCCCCGTGGTGGCGCTCACGCTGCTGCAGCACCACTTCGGCGATCTCTAG